aattgttatttattttttcataaatggataatttgctcatttacgatatcactAAGAGTTTCTTGCATTTCCCCTCCAATTAAATAACTACAAGCAATGAGGGTATCAAGACTTAGCTAAGCCAATTAAGACTAACCAATTGCGATATTTCTTAATCACCACTTTTAACCTATGTAAGGTGTCTTATCCAGTACAAGAATATACCAAGTACAACTTGTGTGTGCATATATACTTTAcctaatattttgacataagCAGTCTTCAAGATTTGGCCATTTTCCATCAGGCCTTGATTTCTGCATGCACCCTTTCAAACTTAGCTTTGCTATGGCGGTAACTATATTGGCCCAGCctacactagaaaaaaaatttactattttttacaattttaatagttatggaTTAAAAGTTgtggtaaaatttttttactgactacagttaaataaaatcgatgcaaagcataaatatttttcaccaagaaaaagttatttgccaTGGCTGGAGCCATGATAAAACTAttaaccatgacaaatattttaatcaccCTCGTAGATATCACGGCCAACAACATTTGCATAGTCgtgatcaataactattttctacgattattttttatttttaactatgacaATTAgctatgattaaatttttatttttttaatgttagtaataattaatggaCTAGATTCAGCTTTTTGTACATTAATTATCTTCTTTTGCCGTAGTACTTAGGGGGTGTTTggttaagtttatttttaaaattttatagacaCGGTCTTGTGACATGTTTTTGTAATTCAtaaaatgttgaattttatttaaaattatttttttttttgaactgtTTGGATAAAGTAAAATGACGAGcttataaaacataaataataacaaaatttaattaatctgaaagaatttattaagattttttctaaaaagataaaggttcgaaaatctgcaattttttttcaaaagagcttataagctggTAACATCTTATTGTTGAATACGGTATCTGCAAACACTTATTTTAAGCTATTGTAAGCCTATTGCTAAAAATAAGTGAAGAGAGTGTTTTGTTTtaccaatattattttgaacttcTTAAATTTTATCGATTTAAGCCAAGAGCTATAAATAGCTCTCGACCATCTTCTGCAACTTATCAGTACAATTATATTGTAGTCGCAGACATTCTAACCAAacactttattatattttataaacttttaaatattttataaaatactttaaatagCTTATAAACTCACCCAATCCTTGCCTGAGAATCCGTGTCAAAAAGTTTTTTTATGATGAGATTTTGATAATCACTTTTTAATGCTAAATCCAActgctttgtttggttttatatttttgctttttccaAGATAAGATAAGACGCacccaatgtttgtttttgtatttttacaccttatttgtgtgtttttttatttttcaactttctatacataatatatatatatacacttatatatatattataaacgagacatgatttgacaataaacagtgatttttgttttcaaaaaatacaacattaaacatacaatatttatagataaaagatatataaaaaagatatgattttacaataaacagtgatttttgtctctattttttttctctctatctccaaaacactcaaaccacaaatccaaacactatcaACAAATTTCTACTTATGTtgttaattataatacttGTCATTATATTTCCGCCCTGTCTGCTTTGAATCCTTCCGCGATTTAACTACACAGAATATTGAATAAAAGTTGTAAAATTCAAAGtctttatatactttttatttagttttggAGAGTTGGTAATAGtgtattattacattaaataaactaatacaTTTAAgaataaactttttattaatttcagacaataaaataaaatattatttattagcaTCAAACGAGGAAATATGACAATTCCACTTAGAGGGTATTTGGCTAATGTTATTTAAAAGATCTTATATGCTCATAAAcgttacataatatttttaaagcttataaaatattagaccttattttataaataagttacTAAAATATCTCCATAAAATAAGACGAtgaagcttataaaatattaataataaaaaatatataattattttaatttgaaaggaatttattatgattttataactacgttaaaactttttattctttttcaaaatatttatagaaaaattaccaaaaattttataacatttttataaactttcaaatattttatacggATAAATGCATTTGTagttttcaaacaatttaaggttgtaattttgatcctcaaactttaattctttttgtacTTTTGGTCCTTCCCTTAACTTTTCTATtaaacttaatgaaaatttcactttaaagtgaaaaataattcctCCCATCTTGGGTGATGTTTTTTGAGTTGTAATCCAATgcaatcattttttctttttttcttcaaatttcaaaagcgaataaaccaaaaaaaaaataaatttaagcaacagatttttaaaattattgataatttttctgttatcgaaaactttttgttaagattatttagaaaatatgttactatttttttttggtttattctcttttgaagtttggagaaaaatagaaaaaataaaatttaaaaaacgcCACAAAATGAGaggaaaacaacaatttttttcacttcAAAAGAAATTTCCATTAAGTTTCACCGTAAAGTTaacaaaaagaccaaaaatatcGAAGAAGTTAAAATTTgaggattaaaattacaaccttaaattatttaaaaactaaaatcgcactaataattatatttgagaattcaaaatacatttatccctattttatatataatattttaaagagatTGCAAGCTCACCCAAACACCTTATCGAGGACGTAGTACTGAACAGAACTGTGGGGAGAATCTGAGCCACATGCTATGCGTATCAGAGAAAGGAAAGTCTTCTGGATTTGTGGCCATGTGGGCCGCTTACGTCTGCTCTCTATATTATGTAGCACTGTGGCAGTCATCACGTTTTATGGAGTAAGAAGACAGTATTtggatattatatttttcccgctattaattttttaaagggataattacgtTTACACTCACTCATCTATTATtcgtttatataaattatttctatcttttataaaataaacaaaaatcatttttgtcaatctttaaaaataaaaaatatcactatTGATCTCgtcaaacataaataaaaattttcgaAAACAGAAATACCCGatgttttttgtaattattaaaagataaaaaaatgtcaaaataaatgtatataggaataaataatatgatctcatatatttttttattatttacattaattttaatttaagtttaaattattttattaactttttttaactaaaatttttatttaaaattacaccttTTAATAGTTAAagtattaatattcaattaatatattaagaaaattgatgaataGATTATAagtttagattaaaaaattatcacacttttttaaattatttaaaaaatgttaaagtgaaaagattatttatcttctatttttatttacaattaatttttaaattagtaaataataatttaaaataatttttatacagtttatataaatcacatcagaattaataattaatttatttattaaaaacaatttaaattattaattttttttaaattattccttCTTCCCGACCCTACCATCATGCCCACcctcaaatatatacatataaatatgtctaattatatacatatttatatttttatattgtataaatatatatatatgtataatttattaattttaataaaatttaatgataaataaaaataaaaaataatttttttatttttaagaatttaaaataatgtaaagaattattttttaatttaacttataacttagtaactaatttttattaatatattaattaaataatttagcatttcaattattaagaggtggacactataaaaaaaatcagaatttGCAATGTCTTTTTTGGAACGGCTTTTGTAGCAATTTTAGAATGAAAAACGATTGCTGAAGTTACGTTTTTTGCCGAAAAAATTTCGtagtttgaaatgaaaaaatagttagaaAGGTTGTTCCTAAACAGTCATATTCGTAGAGCcgttacaaattaatatcttgACATTCGTATACCCAATTAGTccaaacataataatatgtcTTCTTTTGtcaatttgatcaaatataaCTGTTTGATCTAAATTTTGACGGTTCGATTAAGCTATGCAGTACAACAATGtaatataatagttatatCAGAGTAATATTAACAAGTATGAATatgcaaatttatttcatcttgGGAACATaaaccaattttaattttaattttttttaacaaatctGTATTGCTCCACACAAtggatatttttcttcaaaatcaaattacccagtatgtttttcttttaatttttaaacattttttgaaaaaaattatttatttgtgatttctTTTGAAACGGCTTAATTGATACGATATggttttgatttataaaaaaatttaaatattaaaactctTTTAGTACCAATTTTTTGAATACTTGTTGTACCAGTTTTTGGAATAGCCGTGGccgttccaaaattttgatataaaaatctCACTTAGCAGATTTTTCTCAACTTCCCCTTCTTCAAAAGACCCACCAcctccccccacccccaaatTGCTCTCCACCATCCCTCCCCCGTCTTTGCCACCCCCAACGTCGCCACCACCTTTTCCCCAAGTCCCGCGGCCCTCCACAACTTCTCTCGCTCTCAAGCTCGTCGTCCGTCACACTCATTGCCGCTGGAGCTCTTCATCCTCTCCCATTCCTCCTCCTCGGCCATTAAATTAGGTAGGCACCCCTCCGTCTCGGTCATTTtcgaaatgcaatttttttttgtgattttatgttttataaaaatacttttgaaatttacataaatattaaattaatttctaaaatattttttcttgaatatttcaatttttttaaatattaaaatattttctaaaaaattaatatatttattgaaatatttcatatttttctaaaattatcggattttttctgaaatttctgaaaatttttatgtttttctgaaattatcggtatttttctaaaagtttttagaaatatttcaaaaactatttttgaaatatttttatgtttcttgtttccaattttctttttttttttctatttttctgaaatatatttttgttgggtATATTTCTgcaattgttaattattataaatattttgtcatatttgttaattatttggtatattttattgtatttataaaattatttgtagtgatgcgtgcgattttagcacgagttcaaaatttttggacCTTGGGGATGGATTTGGGCCAACCGAATAAAAACTTTCGTGAGAGAgaacctgcaaaataaaaggtTGGCACTccaatgcttaagtcagtaccaaattcaaaaaataagaattcagataacgaaaaaatattaaaagaatatgatataatgttgaagaaataagaaaaaaatcaagtataTGAGGGGTGATAGTAGATCAGCAAGGTAGTAGTTGAGTTTCTGCGGCGTGAAGGCGTCCCTCTGCCGGGATATGGGCTTATTGCAGAGAGCCTTCCTTGCCATGGGATTGATGTTGCTTCTTGTTTTTTAGGGAAACGAGTAGTGTTAGTTGAGGTAAAGTGTGGTTAAACCCTCTTTTTTAGGGATTATGTTATGAGAATTTGTTATTTGAGTGAGGGAGAGAGTCCAAGATGGAGGAGGACTCCCAGCCCTCTAGGAGTTTGTCGGGCGCTAGAGTCCAGGTTTTTATGGGGAGGCCTTCCGCCATGTGTACTCCTCGTCAGCCATGGAGGTACCTACACGTGGAGGGCCTCTGTGTTTGCCACGTAGGCATCAAGGGCTGATCTGTGCATGAGGATTGGACCGTTTGCAAGGTTCTTTGGCTATGCTAGTTGAGCCGTGTGATTTGGGCCTTTGATTTGTCCTGGGTGCACGTAGGTGGGATGTCTGGGCTTCCCACCTCATTTTTGGACCGGACCATGCTAGGCCATACCCATCATTCAGTCCCCCGCACTCTAAGGAGGAGGGGGCGccttcaactccttcttaaagTAGGAGACCCTGCTTTCTTTGATATAAAGGGAAACCTTCTATCAGTTGGGGAAGGGATCCTTTCTCATTTGTGTTTTTCGGACTACGCGCGtctttttatttatccatTCTTTGTGCAACGCATCTCTGTTCCTATCAGGAAATGATGGCTAGGTCTAAGCCTAGCCTTCTCGATTGCTGGGAGGTGATAAATGCCTCTACCACGCGTAGAGGCGGCTACAAGCCCCTCCATCACTAGCGATTAGTAGAACGTGCCTGCAACTTCCCCTCCCATGTCTTAAATAGGTAACTCCCctcttatttcttcttcttttctttttcttaaagcaTCACCAGTTCCTTCTATTAAAGAGCCTTGTAAGTATTTTGTTCCCCTTCCTCTAAAGcttttctaaatatttgtaGAGTATGTCTTTTTTCGATGACTCAATCAGTTTAATGGGCGAGACTTTTGCGGACAATGATCCATCGAAGGTGACTTCGAGGGGGATGGGCGGTCTTCCGCCTGCTTTCCCTCGAGCCGAAGGAGGAGTCTCCGCCAAGCAATAATGATGGTCTATCACTTAATCGATGAGGAAGACGTTGATGTTAAAGGGGGAAATGAGGGGGAGGATTCTTCCCTTAGAGAAGAGGAGAGGGAGGCTTCTCCTTCGTCTCTAGAGTGGGGTTATTCCGTCCTCAAGGTCATGGGGATATAACAGCTAATACAGGACTATTACATTCCtccttcctttttcctttacaTACCCTCCCCCAAGAGTTGCCCTCACCTTCCTCCTCCCAACTGCATGATGTTCTTTTCTGCATAGTTGAAATCAGGCCTTCGTTTTCCCGTTCCCTCCTTTTACTCTAATGTGGCGCTTCTATTTGGTGTCCTCTAAACCAGTAGGTCCCCAATTTCTTCAAGCTTTTGGCCagttttttcatgattttctatTTCCACCAGTTTTCTGTTTCTGCCAGTATCTTCACGCAATGTTATCGCATGAAAAGAGCACGACGGGCTTTTTTGTGTTCATGCTTAGCCCTGGAATCTCCTTCTTACCTTCCCCCCATACCCTAAAAAACTGGAAGAAGagcttcttttttgttttatcctCTCGCCCCTAGTCTTTCCCTGACCAGTGGATTCAAGAAGCCCGCCTTCTTCTTCAGGTTGGGGAGAGGTCCATTGTACTGACCTCCTTGTTGGACATATTGAACGAAAACCCTTATGATTGTCGGTCCAATAAGGCTGCTGGGCCATTTCGGTCGAAGTCCTCAGGTGAACCCTTGGGGGTCTCCCTGGGTACTTTTGTTAGtgctttttgtcttttctttgttCATACGAATTCCGtgttatgatattatatatccTTTCTTGGTGCAGAAAACATCATGTTTAGTAAGCTGATGCAAGACCATACTTTGGGGTTTCGGTCTAGAGGGGCCTCCTTCTCGATCTCCTAGAGGGACTTCATCTTCCAGCGATTCCAAAGGGAAACAAGTTGCTTCTCCTATTCCCAGGGCTACCCCAATGGGTTCTTCTAAGAGGGTGAAGTCAAGCATGACTGGAGCCTCTCCCGCCATCTCTGCCAGACCTCTTTCAAGACCCCCTACTCCACCCTCTCTCAAGGACGAGATGGGGGTGACCCAAATTGATGCCCCAAGGAGGAAGCTGGAGGAGAAGTTAGAGCGTCTAGGGGCCGAAATCTTAAGCTAAAGGAGGATAAGAAAGAGGCGATGGTCGTTCACAGCTGCTGGAAAAAGAGCTAGAAAGAGACTCAGGGACATGAGGAGGCCCTCAAGCAGGCCATGGAGAAGGTGGCCCTAGAGTTTCTTGATACGGCAGACGGGCAACATTATTTGGAGGGGTATTGGGTGAGTCGTCTTGAGCAGTTCAAGAAGTCTAAGTCCTATAAGAGGGAATTGGCTAAAATTACTGCTCCCTACTTCGGACATGGCTTTGTGGCATGCAAGGAAAAATTGAAGGCACACGGGTACCCTCCACCAGAGAAGGACCCATCTTTCTTAGATATTTCCACCACCATGAAAAACGCTCCAGACCCCTTTTTAGATGCTCCTGCTCTTGAAGGTAGAGCTCCCTCTCGAATCAGGTTCGTTCTTCGGATTggtctttctttaatttgttcttgtttttcattttagcgtatttttattgaattattttttccttgcAGAAGAAGATTTAGACAATATACTAGGAGAGGCCGAGGCCGAAGTGAGGAGTCTTCCCCCTAAAGCAGCAATTAACTCCAAAGCGAGGGACTTCCCAGGAATGGGAGATTAGAAAGAGGGAGACGCCTCCACTTAgcatatttaaacaaaataaatgaggACAACAAAGATAATGCCAATAATTAAGAGATCTCCTTGCTAGAAGAGATCAAAATCGATCTATTGTAGATGAAAGAGGGCTGCCAAATTTGCTAGGAGGAGGGGTCGGAGATTTTGTGTTATCTATATTATGTGTGTATTACCAAgatcatacacacacacacacacacacacacatatatatatatatgcctcGTATGGGAAGGAGGAAATGTGTCTAGATGCAGTTCACTTACCTACAAGACAACCACCCTTCTTATATGGTACGATCCAATCATGCCATGTAGAGCAGGGCTCGGAATATGGTTAAGTTTGCACTTTCTAAAAGTGCAACTTGGTGAACCCTCCTTCCAACAATAGAAGTCAACCCTTTGGTTAATGGGACTTAATTTAGTCGACTAggtctaaaataattttgagatccaaatgaattttaattaaattagattaataaaattcaaacaaaattaagcCCGATgacatttaatccaattaaagtaACAGGCCAAAAATatctcttaattaataaattagttcaattaaattaatacaattaatttaattttgggtgaTCCACTCAATGAATCATCTCACAtgtaaataatctaattatttatatctctcgaaattaattcataattaattctgTTTTCTTCATcggtgatttatgtgtgactctttaggttcaccctcaactaaACTTGGGCTAGTATCCAACAcgaatgattaattaaatctaatctaATTAATCATCCTTGGTCAATGTGGCGGTCTAGCAACAATTCATTTCACTACAGATGAGCTGAATGCATGTATGAACGTTTAGGCTCCCTAATTCCGTGCTGGTACGGTCTTTTCGTCTACCGTCTTTCGTCCTTAGTCTAGGGTACGAAATTTGATatcggttcccatcttggactaaACATTTATGCTTTAATACTTGAAACCGCATTTCACTTAATTACTTAACATAGGAACCTATTTTCTATTCGCCAGTCACTGTGTTCCCGAGCGTTACATGTAGTGTgaggatgaaaataaaatccaatggtaaaaatgaaagaatatacccaattcaaaatgaaaatgaccACTTCCACTTTAAGTTCCAACCGGTTATATAGTATCGATTCGTTCACCTTAGTTTTAATGGAGGAA
This Sesamum indicum cultivar Zhongzhi No. 13 linkage group LG5, S_indicum_v1.0, whole genome shotgun sequence DNA region includes the following protein-coding sequences:
- the LOC105162186 gene encoding uncharacterized protein LOC105162186 — its product is MEKVALEFLDTADGQHYLEGYWVSRLEQFKKSKSYKRELAKITAPYFGHGFVACKEKLKAHGYPPPEKDPSFLDISTTMKNAPDPFLDAPALEGRAPSRIRRRFRQYTRRGRGRSEESSP